The Tenacibaculum sp. MAR_2010_89 genome has a window encoding:
- a CDS encoding transcriptional regulator has protein sequence MKNIILNINKAFDHRIRLGIMSVLMVNEYADFKTLKELLGATDGNLASHSKALEKVEFIRIEKQFIGRKPNTRYYATEKGKLEFKKHISALEKLIKNK, from the coding sequence TTGAAAAATATTATTTTAAATATAAATAAAGCTTTTGATCATAGAATCAGACTAGGTATAATGTCAGTTCTAATGGTGAATGAGTATGCAGATTTTAAAACTTTAAAAGAGTTATTAGGAGCTACAGACGGAAATTTAGCAAGTCATTCTAAAGCATTAGAAAAAGTTGAATTTATAAGAATTGAAAAACAATTTATAGGAAGAAAGCCTAATACAAGGTATTATGCTACTGAAAAAGGAAAATTAGAATTTAAAAAGCACATAAGCGCATTAGAAAAATTAATAAAAAATAAGTAG